Proteins encoded in a region of the Synechococcus sp. BIOS-U3-1 genome:
- the ffh gene encoding signal recognition particle protein: protein MFDELSARFEDAVKGLRGQDQISETNVEGALKDVRRALLEADVSLPVVKDFVAEVREKAVGAEVVRGVSPDQKFIQVVHDQLVEVMGGDNAPLAKADESPTVVLMAGLQGAGKTTATAKLGLHLKDQGRRALMVGADVYRPAAIEQLKTLGAQIGVEVFSLGADAKPEDIAAAGLAKARQEGFDTLLVDTAGRLQIDTDMMEEMVRIRTAVQPDEVLLVVDSMIGQEAADLTRAFHDQVGITGAVLTKLDGDSRGGAALSIRKVSGQPIKFIGTGEKVEALQPFHPERMASRILGMGDVLTLVEKAQKEVELADVEQMQKKLQEATFDFSDFVKQMRLIKRMGSLGGLMKMIPGMNKIDDGMLKQGEQQLKKIEAMIGSMTQQERENPDLLASEPSRRRRIARGSGHQPNDVDKVLADFQKMRGFMQQMSQGQMPGMGGMPGMGGMPGMGGMPGMPGGMPAGRGGGPPRRQRPVKKKKGFGEL, encoded by the coding sequence ATGTTCGATGAGCTGTCAGCCCGCTTTGAAGACGCCGTCAAGGGGCTGAGAGGCCAGGACCAAATCAGCGAAACCAATGTGGAGGGCGCACTCAAGGATGTGCGTCGCGCCCTGCTTGAAGCAGATGTAAGTCTGCCGGTTGTCAAAGATTTCGTTGCGGAGGTGCGTGAAAAAGCCGTGGGCGCCGAGGTGGTGCGCGGGGTTTCTCCAGACCAGAAGTTCATTCAAGTGGTGCACGACCAGCTGGTGGAGGTGATGGGAGGTGACAACGCTCCCCTTGCCAAGGCTGATGAGTCGCCCACGGTGGTGCTGATGGCTGGCCTACAGGGTGCCGGTAAAACCACGGCCACTGCGAAGCTCGGTCTCCACCTCAAGGACCAGGGCAGAAGGGCGCTGATGGTGGGTGCTGATGTGTACCGTCCGGCTGCCATCGAGCAGCTGAAGACTCTCGGTGCACAGATCGGTGTCGAGGTGTTCAGTCTCGGTGCCGATGCCAAACCGGAAGACATCGCAGCTGCAGGTCTTGCCAAAGCCAGGCAGGAAGGCTTCGACACGCTCTTGGTCGACACCGCCGGTCGCCTGCAGATCGACACCGACATGATGGAGGAGATGGTGCGGATCAGAACCGCCGTGCAGCCGGATGAGGTGCTGCTGGTGGTGGATTCGATGATTGGTCAGGAAGCGGCTGATCTCACCCGGGCCTTTCACGACCAGGTGGGGATCACCGGAGCCGTGCTCACCAAGCTCGATGGTGATTCCCGTGGTGGGGCTGCGCTCTCGATCCGCAAGGTGAGCGGTCAACCGATCAAGTTCATCGGTACTGGAGAGAAGGTGGAGGCCTTGCAGCCTTTCCACCCCGAGCGGATGGCGAGCCGCATTCTCGGGATGGGCGATGTGCTCACTCTTGTGGAGAAAGCTCAGAAGGAGGTAGAGCTCGCCGATGTCGAGCAAATGCAGAAGAAGCTGCAGGAGGCCACCTTTGACTTCTCGGATTTTGTGAAGCAAATGCGCCTGATCAAGCGCATGGGATCGCTGGGTGGATTGATGAAAATGATCCCGGGCATGAACAAGATCGACGACGGCATGCTCAAGCAAGGCGAGCAGCAGCTCAAGAAGATCGAAGCGATGATCGGTTCCATGACGCAGCAGGAGAGGGAGAACCCCGACCTGCTTGCCAGTGAACCCTCTCGTCGTCGGCGCATCGCTCGTGGCAGTGGCCACCAGCCCAACGATGTTGACAAGGTGCTGGCTGACTTTCAGAAGATGCGCGGTTTCATGCAGCAGATGTCCCAGGGTCAGATGCCAGGCATGGGTGGAATGCCCGGGATGGGTGGCATGCCAGGCATGGGCGGAATGCCAGGGATGCCAGGGGGAATGCCGGCCGGTCGAGGCGGTGGCCCACCGCGGCGTCAGCGGCCGGTCAAGAAGAAGAAAGGATTCGGAGAGCTCTGA
- the rpsP gene encoding 30S ribosomal protein S16 — translation MIKLRLKRFGKKREASFRLVACNSTSRRDGRPLQELGYYNPRTKETRLDAEALRERLSQGAQPTDVVRTLLEKGGLIEKKVRPAEVVGKAKQALKREADSKQAAKDAAEVKAAAEAEAKAAAEESPGDDAASAEG, via the coding sequence ATGATCAAGCTCCGCCTGAAGCGGTTCGGTAAGAAGCGGGAAGCAAGCTTCCGCCTCGTGGCCTGCAACAGCACTTCGCGCCGGGATGGACGTCCCCTTCAGGAGCTGGGTTATTACAACCCCCGCACCAAAGAGACCCGCTTGGACGCCGAGGCACTGCGTGAGCGTCTGAGCCAGGGAGCTCAGCCCACAGATGTTGTCCGCACCTTGCTTGAAAAGGGTGGTCTGATCGAGAAGAAGGTCCGACCAGCAGAAGTGGTTGGTAAGGCCAAACAAGCTCTCAAACGTGAGGCTGATTCCAAGCAGGCTGCCAAGGATGCCGCTGAGGTAAAGGCTGCTGCTGAAGCTGAAGCCAAGGCTGCCGCTGAGGAATCTCCCGGAGATGACGCTGCCAGCGCAGAAGGCTGA
- a CDS encoding PhoH family protein — protein MSEATSLGRFVFDLPHTEAALALAGGPTSQTLRQLEALTGTTLVLRGLQLEISGRPSQLERTAAVVELLRKFWQEGESISPVDLQSALQALDTGRNREHEAMGQQVLARNQRGNLLRPRTLRQKAYVESMERHDLTFALGPAGTGKTFLATVLAVRMLTERKVERLVLTRPAVEAGERLGFLPGDLQQKVDPYLRPLYDALHMLMGQEKTTALLEKGVIEVAPLAYMRGRTLSESFVILDEAQNTTPAQMRMVLTRLGERSRMVVTGDTTQVDLPSGQLSGLVEASEVLDGVEGVAVCRLTSADVVRHQLVQRVVDAYARRDKSQPRRDAKPMRRSMGRSAPG, from the coding sequence ATGTCCGAGGCAACCTCACTTGGTCGCTTCGTCTTTGATCTGCCGCATACGGAGGCCGCACTTGCTCTAGCAGGTGGACCTACGTCACAGACGTTGCGTCAGCTCGAGGCACTGACGGGCACCACTCTGGTTTTGCGCGGTCTGCAACTTGAGATCAGCGGTCGTCCCAGTCAGCTTGAACGCACTGCGGCTGTTGTGGAGCTGCTGCGTAAGTTTTGGCAGGAAGGTGAATCCATCTCTCCGGTGGATCTTCAGTCGGCATTGCAGGCTCTAGATACCGGTCGCAACCGCGAACATGAAGCCATGGGCCAACAGGTTCTGGCGCGTAATCAACGTGGCAATCTTCTGCGTCCGCGCACGTTGCGTCAGAAGGCGTACGTGGAGTCGATGGAGCGTCACGATCTCACCTTCGCGCTCGGTCCTGCTGGCACAGGTAAAACATTTTTGGCCACTGTTCTTGCCGTTCGCATGCTCACCGAGCGCAAGGTAGAGCGGCTAGTGCTGACCAGGCCTGCTGTAGAAGCGGGAGAGCGACTGGGGTTTTTGCCTGGTGATCTTCAGCAGAAAGTGGATCCTTATCTGCGTCCGCTGTACGACGCCCTGCATATGTTGATGGGCCAGGAGAAAACTACGGCACTGCTGGAAAAAGGTGTGATTGAGGTGGCACCACTCGCTTACATGCGTGGCCGAACCCTGTCGGAATCCTTTGTCATCCTTGATGAGGCCCAGAACACCACGCCGGCACAGATGCGCATGGTGCTAACCCGTTTAGGAGAGCGTTCCCGCATGGTGGTGACCGGAGACACCACCCAGGTGGATCTGCCCTCAGGTCAGCTCAGCGGTTTGGTGGAAGCGTCGGAAGTGCTGGATGGGGTCGAAGGTGTGGCCGTATGCCGTTTGACATCGGCTGATGTGGTCCGTCATCAGCTGGTGCAGCGCGTTGTGGATGCCTATGCACGGCGTGACAAGAGCCAACCCCGACGAGATGCAAAACCGATGCGGCGGTCGATGGGGAGATCCGCACCGGGTTGA
- a CDS encoding Bax inhibitor-1/YccA family protein: MPASSNFQNAIREAQSSALVGPNVVNKALPYVGGGMALTAAGVVGGMATMGSIGFSAFNTLSLVAIIPWFILFFVASNAASKGNNGTALPLMATFSLLTGFTLTGLVVQAIAVAGVTSIGIAALATGLTFVIASVVGRRMSDSVGQALSAVVGLGLMGLVIAMLGIFVAGFFIPGIYEVTNLAIAGFGTILFVGMAFVDFYTMPRTYRDDQYLAGALGMYLTYINLFVFILRLVIAIQGGGRRD; this comes from the coding sequence ATGCCAGCCAGCAGCAACTTCCAAAACGCCATTCGCGAAGCGCAATCCAGTGCGCTTGTGGGACCCAATGTGGTCAACAAAGCCCTTCCTTATGTAGGGGGCGGCATGGCTCTGACTGCTGCAGGAGTGGTTGGCGGAATGGCCACCATGGGCTCCATCGGATTCTCTGCCTTCAACACCCTCTCGTTGGTGGCAATTATTCCTTGGTTCATTCTGTTCTTTGTTGCGTCGAACGCGGCTTCCAAGGGCAACAACGGCACGGCGTTGCCGCTGATGGCCACCTTCAGTCTGCTCACCGGCTTCACTTTGACTGGCCTTGTGGTGCAGGCGATTGCCGTTGCAGGTGTTACCTCGATCGGGATTGCTGCGCTTGCCACGGGTCTCACTTTTGTGATCGCCTCGGTGGTAGGCCGCCGCATGAGCGACAGCGTTGGTCAGGCTCTTTCGGCTGTTGTCGGTCTTGGTCTGATGGGGCTAGTCATTGCCATGCTCGGCATCTTTGTTGCCGGCTTCTTCATTCCTGGTATCTATGAAGTCACCAATCTGGCCATCGCCGGGTTTGGCACCATTTTGTTTGTGGGTATGGCTTTTGTAGACTTTTATACGATGCCTCGCACTTACCGGGACGACCAGTATCTTGCTGGCGCTCTGGGGATGTACCTCACCTATATCAACCTTTTCGTCTTCATTCTGCGCCTTGTGATTGCTATTCAAGGCGGCGGTCGTCGTGACTAA
- a CDS encoding carbohydrate porin encodes METGFSTMQSQLGLTVSSSLLDYQIALGDNPSLQPNLQFTLNPDEISEVPDFLAIGVQMTVLF; translated from the coding sequence ATGGAGACTGGCTTCTCAACCATGCAGTCGCAGCTGGGATTGACAGTGTCTTCTTCCCTGCTGGACTATCAGATCGCTCTTGGTGATAATCCAAGTCTTCAACCCAACCTTCAGTTCACTCTCAATCCGGATGAAATCAGTGAAGTGCCTGATTTCCTCGCCATCGGTGTGCAGATGACTGTGTTGTTCTGA
- the era gene encoding GTPase Era: MDAVSTSLSVGYRSGFVALIGRPNVGKSTLVNQLVGDKVAITSPVAQTTRNRLRAILTTQDAQLILVDTPGIHKPHHLLGERLVQSARSAIGEVDQVLLLLEGCELPGRGDAFIVNLLRQQRLPVQVVLNKWDMVPFDRKPEADAAYRELLGETDWRVHHCSALNGEGCADLVSAVSALMPEGPQLYPPDMVSDQPEKLLMAELIREQVLMHTREEVPHSVAVSIDRVEDMPARGKGKARTAVLATVLVERKSQKGILIGKAGAMLKTIGQGARLQMQNLIDGPVYLELFVKVVPDWRSKPARLNELGYSGDGF, translated from the coding sequence ATGGATGCAGTCTCAACGTCGTTGTCAGTCGGCTACCGCTCGGGTTTTGTCGCCCTGATCGGACGCCCCAATGTGGGCAAGTCAACGCTGGTGAATCAACTAGTGGGCGACAAGGTGGCGATTACCTCGCCGGTGGCTCAGACCACGCGCAACCGCCTCAGAGCAATTCTCACCACGCAGGATGCCCAGCTGATCCTGGTGGATACCCCAGGTATTCATAAGCCGCATCACTTGTTGGGGGAGCGCTTGGTTCAGAGCGCGCGCTCTGCGATCGGGGAAGTGGATCAGGTGTTGCTGCTGCTCGAGGGCTGCGAACTACCTGGCCGTGGTGACGCCTTCATTGTCAATCTTCTGCGTCAGCAGCGCTTGCCGGTGCAGGTCGTGCTCAATAAATGGGACATGGTTCCGTTCGATCGGAAACCAGAGGCTGATGCGGCTTATCGCGAACTGCTCGGAGAGACCGATTGGCGGGTGCACCATTGTTCAGCTTTGAACGGTGAGGGCTGTGCCGATCTTGTGAGCGCTGTGAGTGCTCTGATGCCAGAAGGCCCTCAGCTGTATCCACCCGACATGGTGAGTGATCAGCCCGAAAAGCTGCTTATGGCCGAGTTGATCCGCGAGCAGGTGCTGATGCATACCCGCGAAGAAGTTCCCCACAGCGTGGCGGTGAGCATCGATCGGGTGGAAGACATGCCGGCAAGGGGCAAAGGCAAGGCTCGCACTGCCGTTTTGGCCACCGTGCTTGTGGAACGCAAAAGCCAGAAGGGCATTCTGATTGGGAAGGCTGGCGCCATGTTGAAGACCATCGGCCAGGGGGCTCGCCTACAGATGCAGAACCTGATCGACGGCCCCGTGTATCTGGAACTGTTTGTGAAGGTGGTGCCGGACTGGCGCAGCAAGCCAGCCCGGCTCAACGAGCTCGGGTACAGCGGAGACGGGTTCTGA
- a CDS encoding phycobiliprotein lyase — protein sequence MISALPCEDGLMDEIAFPPADLKAFLTLCVGSWMSLRSRFDLSGSEDDWHTSDRGEVTVSLSDQAADSILSVTSADGAASELRFRSDGGLVVLAEGAERSGRWQLRDDASLELELKVGDSAATVLERIWFIKPNLRLRSTTAIATDGTPLQARFCSEIRRVSSPQT from the coding sequence TTGATCAGTGCGCTGCCCTGCGAAGATGGCCTGATGGATGAGATCGCGTTCCCTCCAGCTGATCTGAAGGCGTTCCTCACACTGTGTGTGGGGTCCTGGATGAGTTTGCGCAGCCGTTTTGACCTCAGTGGCTCAGAGGATGACTGGCACACCAGCGATCGTGGTGAGGTGACCGTGAGCCTGAGTGATCAGGCCGCTGATTCGATCTTGTCGGTGACGTCTGCGGATGGAGCCGCCAGCGAGCTTCGCTTCCGCAGCGATGGGGGTCTTGTGGTGTTGGCTGAGGGAGCAGAGCGCAGCGGCCGCTGGCAACTGCGTGACGATGCCAGCCTCGAGCTCGAGCTCAAGGTTGGAGACTCGGCTGCCACCGTGCTGGAACGGATCTGGTTCATCAAGCCCAATTTGCGCCTCCGCAGCACCACGGCCATCGCCACTGATGGAACTCCTCTTCAGGCGCGCTTCTGCTCCGAAATCCGGCGCGTGTCATCTCCTCAGACCTGA
- the trmD gene encoding tRNA (guanosine(37)-N1)-methyltransferase TrmD: MSAYRLDVISLAPQAFAPLRELGVIGRSFAAGRAELHLHNPRDYATDRYRKVDDEPYGGGAGMVLKPEPVFAAFESIPLSPRSRVLLMTPQGRPLAQADLQRLAENHDQLVLLCGHYEGFDERIRSLADEEVSLGDFVLTGGELPAMTVINGVVRLLPGTVGTAASLVEESHSDLLLEHPHYTRPADFRGMTVPDVLRSGDHGAIAGWRQQQREQRTADRRPDLLDRWNRRSNPENESDGTT, from the coding sequence GTGTCGGCCTATCGCTTGGATGTGATCAGCCTCGCGCCCCAGGCGTTTGCACCGCTCCGGGAACTCGGCGTGATCGGTAGATCCTTTGCGGCTGGACGAGCGGAGCTGCACCTGCATAACCCCCGCGATTACGCCACCGATCGCTATCGCAAGGTTGACGATGAGCCCTATGGCGGTGGTGCGGGCATGGTGCTCAAGCCTGAACCTGTGTTTGCTGCCTTTGAGTCGATTCCGCTCAGCCCTCGAAGCAGGGTGCTGCTGATGACGCCGCAGGGCAGGCCTTTGGCACAGGCTGATCTTCAGCGCTTGGCTGAGAACCATGATCAGTTGGTGCTGCTCTGCGGTCATTACGAGGGATTTGACGAACGCATTCGCTCACTGGCTGATGAAGAGGTGTCGCTTGGAGATTTTGTGCTCACCGGTGGGGAGCTGCCGGCCATGACGGTGATCAACGGCGTGGTTCGGCTGTTGCCAGGCACGGTGGGAACGGCGGCCTCGTTGGTGGAGGAAAGCCATAGCGACCTCTTGTTGGAACATCCGCATTACACGCGTCCTGCCGACTTTCGAGGGATGACCGTGCCTGATGTGCTGCGCAGTGGGGACCATGGCGCGATTGCTGGATGGCGTCAGCAGCAACGTGAACAGCGCACCGCTGATCGACGACCTGACCTGCTGGATCGCTGGAACCGGCGCTCTAACCCCGAGAATGAGAGCGACGGCACGACCTGA
- the ispF gene encoding 2-C-methyl-D-erythritol 2,4-cyclodiphosphate synthase has translation MNLRIGNGYDTHRLVEGRPLILGGQRLEHPDGLGLDGHSDADVLVHAVMDALLGALSLGDIGKYFPPTDPRWKGADSLVLLEQVAALVKERGWQVVNVDSVVIAERPKLKPHIEAMRGAIALRMGLDPDQVGVKATTNERLGPEGREEGMSCHAVALLTKP, from the coding sequence ATGAACCTCCGCATTGGCAATGGCTACGACACGCACCGGCTGGTGGAGGGGCGCCCATTGATCCTTGGTGGTCAGCGTCTGGAGCATCCGGATGGCCTGGGTCTGGATGGTCATAGCGATGCTGATGTGCTGGTTCATGCGGTTATGGATGCACTGCTCGGAGCGCTGTCGCTCGGCGACATCGGCAAGTATTTCCCTCCCACTGATCCACGTTGGAAGGGTGCGGACAGTCTGGTGCTGCTGGAGCAGGTCGCGGCTCTGGTGAAAGAACGCGGTTGGCAGGTTGTGAATGTGGATTCCGTTGTGATCGCTGAACGGCCCAAGCTCAAACCACATATCGAGGCCATGCGTGGGGCGATCGCCCTGCGCATGGGGCTGGACCCCGATCAGGTGGGTGTGAAGGCGACCACGAATGAGCGGCTTGGACCCGAAGGGAGAGAGGAGGGAATGTCATGCCATGCCGTTGCGCTGCTGACCAAACCATGA
- a CDS encoding TIGR03792 family protein, which yields MTLQQLRKDFITVAASCLATLLVLSGHPDVSLAAFSDPDGGYDVAVIEHLRIHVPSQGRKAWLDAERGSWEPWLASQDGFISRDLLWDPETEEGTLLIRWSSREAWKAIPVHEVEAVQERFEQLARQSTGYQKGNPFPLVFEGELLPP from the coding sequence ATGACCTTGCAGCAGCTGCGCAAAGACTTCATTACTGTGGCCGCTTCTTGTTTGGCGACACTGCTTGTGCTTTCCGGTCATCCCGATGTCAGCTTGGCCGCCTTTTCAGATCCTGATGGCGGCTACGACGTTGCCGTGATTGAGCATCTGCGCATCCACGTTCCCAGTCAGGGTCGTAAGGCCTGGCTGGATGCTGAACGCGGTAGCTGGGAACCTTGGCTGGCCAGCCAGGATGGATTTATTAGTCGTGATCTGCTCTGGGACCCTGAAACAGAAGAAGGCACCCTGCTGATTCGCTGGAGCAGTCGTGAAGCCTGGAAAGCCATCCCTGTGCATGAAGTGGAGGCAGTTCAAGAGCGTTTTGAGCAGCTTGCCCGCCAATCCACCGGTTACCAGAAAGGCAATCCATTCCCGCTTGTCTTCGAAGGGGAGTTGTTGCCGCCGTGA
- the larB gene encoding nickel pincer cofactor biosynthesis protein LarB — translation MTVQESRLDLERRRRLGMVEAVWGEHKSVDQIVAILQAMQTAGELALVTRVDAEKAAAVRECCPAVQVHHQAACLTLGEIPVIGRAAQVAVLSGGTSDRCVSEEASLALRVHGVATEPFLDVGVAGLHRLLDVLPDLAPMSVLIACAGMEGALPTVLAGLVPQPVIGVPVSVGYGVSAGGRAALDGMLASCAPGLSVVNIDNGYGAAMAALRILKGAAFQD, via the coding sequence GTGACCGTTCAGGAGTCACGCCTTGACCTGGAGCGTCGTCGCCGGCTCGGGATGGTCGAAGCCGTTTGGGGTGAACACAAGAGCGTGGATCAAATCGTGGCGATCTTGCAGGCCATGCAGACAGCTGGCGAGCTTGCTCTAGTGACCAGGGTTGATGCGGAGAAAGCGGCTGCTGTTCGGGAATGCTGTCCTGCTGTTCAGGTTCATCATCAGGCGGCCTGTCTCACCTTGGGTGAGATCCCAGTCATTGGGCGAGCCGCTCAGGTGGCTGTACTGAGTGGTGGCACGAGTGATCGCTGCGTGTCTGAGGAAGCCTCCTTGGCTCTGAGAGTTCATGGAGTTGCCACAGAGCCTTTCCTCGACGTGGGTGTTGCTGGTTTGCACCGTCTATTGGATGTGCTGCCTGACCTCGCACCGATGTCGGTTCTGATTGCCTGTGCCGGGATGGAGGGTGCTCTGCCGACGGTGCTGGCAGGTCTTGTTCCTCAGCCAGTCATCGGTGTGCCGGTGTCTGTGGGGTATGGGGTCAGCGCTGGAGGGCGGGCTGCTCTCGATGGCATGCTCGCCAGCTGCGCGCCGGGCCTCAGCGTCGTGAACATCGACAATGGCTACGGCGCTGCGATGGCGGCTTTGCGCATCCTCAAGGGAGCCGCATTTCAGGATTGA
- a CDS encoding DUF1517 domain-containing protein, with protein MAQLPNRSALIQLRRWLSGLMVPVLMIGLLVFHPLPSEAARGGRIGGGSFRAPSMPRSGGYRGGGMGGRMGGGYNRGYGGGIGFPFIIPFFGFGGGGLLGFMVLMAFVGVLVNAFRGAGAGAGSPAMGGYERPREISMGPVSLLQLQIGLLASAKDLQSDLRQLASSADTSSSSGLQRVLQDTTLALLRQPDLWVYANVESGSVPFNAAESTFNRLSMTERSKLREELTTNVGGVRSASTELTTRGDADATSEFIVVTVLVASRSVVKLKQADDGEQLRESLRILGSTASSDLMALEVIWQPDGVGDVLSADELVTAYPNLQHL; from the coding sequence TTGGCCCAATTGCCGAATCGTTCCGCCCTCATTCAGCTGCGACGCTGGCTTTCCGGCCTGATGGTGCCTGTTCTGATGATCGGGCTGTTGGTTTTCCACCCTCTGCCGAGTGAAGCAGCCCGTGGTGGGCGGATCGGTGGCGGCAGTTTCCGAGCACCCTCCATGCCTCGCTCCGGTGGGTACCGAGGCGGTGGTATGGGAGGTCGCATGGGTGGGGGCTACAACCGCGGCTATGGCGGTGGCATTGGATTTCCTTTCATCATTCCCTTCTTCGGATTTGGTGGCGGCGGCCTACTGGGCTTCATGGTTCTGATGGCGTTTGTCGGAGTACTCGTGAATGCCTTCCGGGGAGCTGGAGCTGGCGCAGGCAGTCCTGCCATGGGCGGCTATGAGCGTCCTCGTGAAATCTCGATGGGTCCTGTATCGCTGCTGCAACTCCAGATCGGTTTACTCGCCAGCGCCAAAGACTTGCAGAGCGACCTGCGTCAACTGGCGAGCAGCGCTGATACCAGCAGCTCCAGTGGCCTACAACGGGTGCTGCAAGACACCACCCTTGCATTGCTGCGTCAGCCAGATTTATGGGTTTACGCCAACGTTGAATCAGGCAGCGTGCCGTTCAACGCGGCTGAATCCACCTTCAATCGGCTGTCGATGACAGAGCGCAGCAAATTGCGCGAAGAACTCACGACCAATGTGGGTGGCGTTCGATCCGCTTCGACCGAGCTAACAACACGTGGTGATGCTGACGCCACCAGTGAATTCATTGTTGTCACTGTGCTGGTGGCCAGTCGCAGCGTGGTCAAGCTCAAACAGGCCGATGACGGTGAACAACTACGCGAATCGTTGCGCATTTTGGGTTCTACGGCATCAAGCGACCTAATGGCCCTTGAAGTGATCTGGCAGCCAGACGGCGTCGGCGATGTTCTTAGCGCCGATGAGCTGGTTACGGCTTATCCGAATCTCCAGCACCTCTGA
- the thiS gene encoding sulfur carrier protein ThiS: MQLTVNGEQQQLQADLNRLDRVVEALGHHPKLVVVEFNGLILTPDLWAEQQVKDGDSLEIVTIVGGGS, translated from the coding sequence ATGCAGCTCACGGTGAACGGCGAACAGCAGCAACTCCAGGCCGATCTCAACCGATTGGACCGGGTTGTTGAAGCGCTCGGCCATCACCCCAAGTTGGTGGTGGTGGAATTCAACGGGCTGATCCTCACCCCCGACCTATGGGCCGAACAGCAGGTCAAGGATGGAGACAGCCTCGAGATCGTCACCATCGTTGGCGGGGGTTCCTAG
- a CDS encoding thiamine phosphate synthase: MEWMPDDPCADTRVARLIDANLDRAREGLRVIEDWCRFGLDRQDLVVPLKDWRQQLGLLHADCYRQARSTATDTAAGLSHPAQQTRSNNTQVLKANASRVQEALRVIEEFARNGDSELAQTAAKVRYALYDHEVRILEACGQNQRRQRLEISRLCLITDPGSNDTSGAMLKRVELALQAGVSLVQYRRKQGPDALRLQEARQLADLCQANQALLIINDRIDLALLVNADGVHLGQEDMPHPEARQLMGPDKLIGRSTHQIEQLHQAQKDGADYLGVGPVYATATKANRTPAGLDWVRTAEHSARIPWFAIGGINSHNIAEVLGAGASRVAVVSAIMGSDDPIAASRELLQRLG; this comes from the coding sequence CTGGAATGGATGCCCGACGACCCTTGCGCTGATACGCGTGTCGCGAGGCTGATCGATGCCAACCTCGACCGAGCACGTGAAGGCTTGCGAGTCATCGAAGACTGGTGTCGCTTCGGACTCGACCGCCAGGACCTGGTAGTGCCTCTCAAAGACTGGCGACAGCAGCTGGGACTGCTGCACGCCGACTGCTACAGACAGGCACGTTCCACAGCCACCGATACCGCTGCCGGGCTCAGCCACCCCGCTCAGCAGACTCGCTCCAACAACACCCAGGTGTTGAAAGCCAACGCCAGCAGAGTTCAGGAAGCCTTGCGGGTGATCGAAGAATTCGCACGCAACGGTGATTCCGAGCTGGCCCAGACAGCTGCAAAGGTTCGCTATGCGCTCTACGACCATGAGGTGCGCATCCTGGAGGCCTGCGGTCAAAACCAGCGGCGTCAGCGCCTGGAAATCTCACGGCTATGCCTGATCACCGATCCCGGCAGCAACGACACAAGCGGTGCGATGTTGAAACGGGTGGAACTCGCGCTTCAAGCCGGCGTCTCGCTCGTGCAGTACCGGCGTAAACAGGGACCTGATGCACTGCGACTGCAGGAAGCACGTCAGCTTGCCGATCTTTGTCAGGCAAACCAGGCACTGCTCATCATCAACGACCGAATTGATCTGGCCTTGCTCGTGAATGCCGATGGGGTGCATCTCGGCCAGGAGGACATGCCGCATCCAGAGGCACGTCAGCTGATGGGCCCCGACAAACTGATTGGACGTAGCACCCATCAGATCGAACAACTCCACCAGGCTCAGAAAGATGGTGCCGACTACCTTGGGGTCGGGCCGGTCTATGCCACCGCCACCAAAGCGAATAGGACGCCGGCGGGTCTGGATTGGGTGCGAACAGCCGAGCATTCAGCCAGGATTCCCTGGTTTGCTATTGGCGGCATCAACAGCCACAACATCGCTGAGGTGCTAGGTGCAGGGGCCTCTCGGGTAGCTGTGGTGAGCGCAATCATGGGGTCCGATGATCCAATTGCCGCTAGTCGCGAACTACTACAAAGGCTCGGCTGA